The Spirosoma radiotolerans genome has a window encoding:
- a CDS encoding outer membrane beta-barrel protein: protein MKTILSVTLLGLFTLSTGFAQILTRGTVNGQVGSAAGKPLEFTTMMLLKAKDSTLVKGAISDVDGKYAFENVGAGNYLVAAQQIGYRKTYSVPFAIDEAHPTISVPALAMSDETKSLTEVKVVAQKPFIEQQVDRTVMNVENSIVASGNTALEVLEKAPGVTIDRQNDQIQLKGKAGVIVYIDGKQTYLSQQEVSNLLKNTPSDNIASIEIITNPGSKYDAAGNSGIINIKMKKNKNFGTNGTFILGTGYGWVNNLVGARDDLPKFNTSLNLNHREGKINVFGNYSYVNRQSAQTNEINRAIPYNGKTTYFDQYSFRPNQFAGHSYKAGLDYFISKKSTVGVLFNGFSNDWRSNGLNNTYISDQNRQLTSRPTTKTDAREFMSNVTGNINYKYDFDGKGREWTVDADYVHYGGQNSNNLSTIYYNPDNTLNRPNQDVRNNMPSVINILAFKTDYVHPMKNGSKVEAGLKSSFVDADNNTIYDTLQQETRQWLPDASRSNQFKYNENINAAYINYAGKVGKLKIQTGLRAEHTHSTGTSVTLNQTVDRNYLNLFPTVFLSRQLDTNNVLNLSYSRRIDRPDYQNLNPFVFYLDPYTYQKGNPFLRPQYTNSVELTHVFKGAFSTTLGFSRTTDFINQETPRQIAAQNITYVTPENLGHLDNLSLNMSFPVPVTKWWRMQNNISTYYQNYQTVYSDTPYQVKLVAFNLYTSNNFTMSKTVSAEVSAWYNSASQYGFYRAQPMGAFSIGVQKKLMDGKANLKLNVNDPFWLNQFRGRAAVQDIDFRVGSRWESRRVMLTFTYRFGNQNVKGARQRNSATSAEQNRVKSGN, encoded by the coding sequence ATGAAAACTATTTTATCGGTCACGCTCTTAGGCTTATTTACTCTATCAACAGGGTTTGCTCAAATCCTGACGCGGGGTACCGTAAATGGGCAAGTCGGTTCCGCAGCAGGGAAGCCACTTGAATTTACAACGATGATGCTGCTGAAAGCCAAAGATTCGACACTGGTAAAAGGCGCAATCAGTGACGTTGATGGAAAATATGCTTTTGAAAATGTTGGCGCTGGTAACTACTTGGTTGCAGCTCAACAGATAGGTTACCGAAAAACGTATAGTGTACCGTTCGCTATCGACGAAGCCCATCCAACGATCAGCGTACCGGCCCTGGCTATGAGTGACGAAACCAAAAGCCTGACCGAGGTAAAGGTTGTCGCGCAGAAGCCGTTCATCGAGCAACAGGTCGACCGCACCGTGATGAACGTGGAAAACAGCATTGTGGCCAGCGGAAACACCGCGCTGGAAGTATTGGAGAAGGCGCCCGGCGTCACCATCGATCGGCAGAATGACCAAATTCAACTGAAGGGAAAGGCTGGCGTCATTGTCTACATCGACGGCAAGCAAACCTATCTCTCGCAGCAGGAAGTGTCGAACTTACTCAAAAACACACCTAGTGATAACATTGCGAGTATTGAGATCATCACCAACCCCGGCTCTAAATATGATGCGGCCGGTAACTCGGGGATCATCAATATCAAGATGAAGAAAAACAAGAATTTCGGTACTAATGGCACGTTTATCCTCGGTACTGGCTACGGTTGGGTAAATAACCTGGTTGGTGCCCGCGACGATCTGCCAAAATTCAACACCTCATTGAACCTGAACCACCGCGAAGGCAAGATCAATGTGTTTGGTAACTACAGCTATGTAAACCGCCAGAGTGCCCAAACGAACGAGATCAACCGGGCTATTCCGTACAATGGTAAGACGACTTACTTCGATCAGTATTCGTTCCGGCCAAATCAGTTTGCCGGTCACTCGTACAAAGCAGGGCTGGATTATTTTATCAGCAAGAAAAGTACAGTTGGGGTATTGTTCAATGGTTTCTCGAACGACTGGCGTTCCAATGGCCTGAACAACACGTACATCAGCGATCAGAATCGGCAGCTGACCAGCCGACCCACAACCAAAACCGATGCCCGTGAATTCATGTCGAACGTAACGGGGAATATAAACTACAAGTACGATTTTGACGGAAAAGGGCGTGAATGGACGGTTGATGCCGATTACGTTCACTATGGCGGACAGAACTCGAACAACCTGAGCACGATTTATTACAATCCTGACAATACGTTGAATCGCCCCAATCAGGATGTGCGGAATAACATGCCATCGGTCATTAACATTCTGGCTTTCAAGACGGATTATGTGCATCCAATGAAAAATGGTAGCAAGGTTGAAGCCGGTTTGAAAAGCAGCTTTGTCGATGCAGACAACAACACAATCTACGATACATTGCAACAGGAAACCCGCCAGTGGTTGCCCGATGCCAGCCGCTCAAACCAGTTCAAATACAACGAAAATATCAACGCGGCTTACATCAATTATGCGGGTAAAGTAGGTAAGCTGAAAATCCAGACGGGGCTACGGGCTGAACACACCCACTCGACGGGTACGTCAGTTACGCTGAACCAAACGGTTGACCGCAATTACCTGAATCTATTCCCGACGGTGTTTCTGTCCCGGCAATTAGACACGAATAACGTGCTGAACCTGTCGTACAGCCGCCGGATCGACCGTCCTGATTACCAGAATCTGAATCCATTCGTGTTTTACCTGGACCCCTACACCTATCAGAAAGGGAACCCTTTCTTACGGCCCCAGTACACGAATTCGGTTGAGTTGACACACGTTTTCAAGGGTGCTTTTTCAACGACGCTTGGTTTCAGCCGGACAACGGATTTTATCAACCAGGAAACACCCCGTCAGATTGCCGCTCAGAACATTACCTACGTAACCCCCGAAAACCTGGGTCATCTGGATAATTTGAGCTTGAATATGAGCTTCCCGGTGCCTGTTACGAAATGGTGGCGTATGCAGAACAACATCAGTACCTATTACCAGAATTATCAGACGGTTTACTCCGATACGCCTTATCAGGTGAAGCTGGTGGCTTTCAACCTGTACACATCCAACAATTTTACCATGAGCAAAACGGTGTCGGCAGAGGTATCAGCCTGGTATAATTCGGCTTCTCAATATGGCTTCTACCGGGCACAGCCAATGGGTGCGTTCAGCATCGGGGTTCAGAAGAAACTGATGGATGGAAAAGCCAATCTGAAACTGAATGTGAACGACCCGTTCTGGCTCAATCAATTCAGAGGCCGGGCTGCGGTGCAGGACATTGATTTCCGAGTGGGCTCACGTTGGGAAAGCCGCCGGGTTATGTTAACGTTCACCTACCGCTTTGGCAATCAGAACGTAAAAGGCGCCCGCCAACGGAATTCCGCCACATCGGCCGAACAGAACCGGGTGAAATCAGGAAACTAG